CAACACTTTGCCTTTCAATCCATCAGCTAGCTTATCTATGCCTTTAGCCAATGCGATATCATTCTTAACAGTCCTTTCCGAACGACCTGTTTCCTCCGCTAATTGCTGATAAGCATTTGCCTTTTGATCAATGGGCAAAATTTGCCCATTGAAATTTGTAGACTTTCGATCGCCTCCTTTTCCTGTCTTAATCAACTCATATTTTCTTTCTATAAGCAAAGCTCTTTGGATATCGGTCAGGTTTCTTCTTCCTAATTGATTATTGATCATCCACTCTCTCACTTCTTCTATAGAATTAAAAGAAAGCATCTTAACAGTCCACTTAACCGAATCTCTGCCTAACTCCTCAATGCATCTATAGCGATTATGTCCATCCACCAAGATATACTCTTCACCTCTTTCCCAAAGAAGCAAAGGCTCCCTGACTCCTTCTTTCTCAATATTAGTCTTCAGCTGTTCATACTCTTCGCCTCCCAAGGGTGGAATCAAATCCCT
The Aureibacter tunicatorum DNA segment above includes these coding regions:
- a CDS encoding ParB/RepB/Spo0J family partition protein encodes the protein MAKKFGGSIVRTSRSQSSELSALTEIKNSILVLDELRDLIPPLGGEEYEQLKTNIEKEGVREPLLLWERGEEYILVDGHNRYRCIEELGRDSVKWTVKMLSFNSIEEVREWMINNQLGRRNLTDIQRALLIERKYELIKTGKGGDRKSTNFNGQILPIDQKANAYQQLAEETGRSERTVKNDIALAKGIDKLADGLKGKVLSGEKKIPKGTLSAFGRSNMNDFDQFEQQVKERKKSPDKTKELALIKAELELSVKKMMKAGMTRGQVRKLISETCELVFDS